In Paractinoplanes brasiliensis, the following proteins share a genomic window:
- a CDS encoding sigma-70 family RNA polymerase sigma factor, producing MHAVAEHRLAPGGVRLMTQQRSDGRWQSLDGGRSAGDGGSVIPRQAPRHEAATPAGASHEDTLVKMLYEEHAGPLLMFVLRLTGGDRQRAEDIVQETLLRAWRNAHRLGAQGQQSLRPWLVTVARRIAIDDHRSASARPAETYDRELESFPSQADDTDRVLQSMTVSDALRELSQSHREILIETYFRGRTVPEAAEKLNLPLGTAKSRVYYALRALRTALQQRGVTE from the coding sequence ATGCATGCGGTGGCCGAACATCGGCTGGCGCCGGGCGGGGTGCGCCTGATGACACAGCAGCGTTCCGATGGACGGTGGCAGTCACTCGACGGAGGCCGTAGTGCGGGCGATGGTGGTTCGGTGATTCCCCGGCAGGCGCCGCGGCACGAGGCCGCGACCCCGGCGGGGGCAAGTCACGAAGACACTCTGGTCAAGATGCTCTACGAGGAGCACGCCGGCCCTCTGCTGATGTTCGTCCTGCGCCTGACCGGCGGTGACCGGCAGCGCGCGGAAGACATCGTGCAGGAGACCCTGCTCCGGGCCTGGCGCAACGCGCACCGGCTCGGCGCGCAGGGGCAGCAGTCGCTGCGGCCGTGGCTGGTGACCGTCGCCCGGCGGATCGCGATCGACGATCACCGCAGCGCGAGCGCCCGGCCGGCCGAGACGTACGACCGTGAGCTGGAGAGCTTCCCCAGCCAGGCCGACGACACCGACCGCGTGCTTCAGTCGATGACGGTCTCCGACGCGCTGCGCGAGCTCAGCCAGTCGCACCGCGAGATTCTCATCGAGACCTACTTCCGGGGCCGCACGGTGCCGGAAGCGGCGGAAAAGCTCAACCTTCCGCTGGGAACTGCCAAGTCAAGGGTGTATTACGCTCTGCGTGCGTTGCGGACCGCGTTGCAGCAGCGGGGGGTGACCGAATGA
- a CDS encoding anti-sigma factor family protein, with protein sequence MTQEDHFDVASYALGVLDEHDAARFEDHLIECQRCAYELESFVEVADLLADVDANSVIVAEEARRDGFMLQKVIGEVSHERHRANSRRLYSLAAAVVVFAMLSIGAFFVGGQVFGGESNNPATTNTAQRGEGQMDPLPNSGGGPGIGGTDLTGERFDGSDPRSGVQASVAFEKKTFGTQISFSIGNITGPKVCRLVAVHTDGTTEPLVSWTVGENGWGTAKNSEPLLLQAVTATPRDEIAHVQVQEVAANGAGETLVRVP encoded by the coding sequence ATGACACAGGAAGATCACTTCGACGTCGCGTCGTACGCGTTGGGCGTGCTTGACGAGCACGACGCCGCACGCTTCGAGGACCACCTCATCGAGTGCCAGAGGTGCGCTTACGAGTTGGAGTCCTTCGTCGAGGTCGCCGATCTGCTGGCCGACGTCGACGCGAACTCCGTGATCGTCGCCGAGGAGGCCCGGCGCGACGGCTTCATGCTGCAGAAGGTGATCGGCGAGGTCAGTCACGAGCGGCATCGGGCGAACAGCCGGCGGCTCTACAGCCTGGCCGCCGCGGTCGTCGTCTTCGCGATGCTGTCGATCGGCGCGTTCTTCGTGGGTGGTCAGGTCTTCGGCGGCGAGAGCAACAACCCGGCGACGACCAACACGGCCCAGCGTGGCGAGGGCCAGATGGACCCGTTGCCCAACTCGGGCGGCGGCCCCGGCATCGGCGGGACCGACCTCACGGGCGAGCGGTTCGACGGTTCCGATCCACGCTCCGGAGTGCAGGCGTCGGTCGCCTTCGAGAAGAAGACGTTCGGCACCCAGATCTCGTTCTCGATCGGCAACATCACCGGCCCGAAGGTCTGCCGGCTGGTGGCCGTGCACACCGACGGCACCACCGAGCCGCTCGTCTCGTGGACGGTGGGGGAGAACGGCTGGGGCACGGCGAAGAACTCCGAGCCGCTGCTGCTGCAGGCTGTCACCGCCACCCCGCGCGACGAGATCGCGCATGTGCAGGTGCAGGAGGTCGCCGCGAACGGCGCCGGCGAGACCCTGGTGCGCGTTCCGTAA